Genomic window (Paraburkholderia phenazinium):
CGGCGATCCGCTGACGGTACTCGACAAGTATATTGGGCGGGTCTGTCACGTCCATTGCAAGGACGTGCGGCCGGCGGTGATGAAACTTGCGCGCAACCGCAACTGGAGTTTTCTGGACTCGGTGATCAACGGCGCGTTTACGGTGCCGGGCGATGGCGCGGTGGATTTCCCGGCGATTATCGACCGCCTGAAACGGCACGGCTATCGCGGCTGGCTGGTGGTGGAAGCGGAACAGGACCCGGTGATTGCGCGGTCGTATGCTTATGCGGAGAAGGGGTATCGAACGTTGCGTTCGCTGGTGGATGCGCCGCTCGATGCGGGTGCGTCTGCAACGAAGGAGGCAGCATGAGTTTGCTGGTGAAGGCACAGCGCGAGGGCCAGACAATCGCGCGGGTCACGCCTGAGACGGCGGCATGGCGTTATGTGGGGTTTGCGGCTTATCGCATGAGCGCGGACGAAGTCGTGCATGTGTTCGAGCCGGCGCGCGAGGTGTGCATCGTGGTGCTGGCGGGCGCGGTGGACATTGAGACGGCGGATCGCAAATGGAGCAGCCTTGGCTCGCGCGACAGCGTGTTTGAGGATGCGGCGCCGTATGCGGTGTATTTGCCGCCAGGCGTACGGACGACGGTGCGGGCGGTGCGCGATGCGGAGGTGGGTGTGGCGAGCGCGCCGGCCAAGGGCGGGTTTCCGGCGCGGCTGATCGAACCTGCGCAGATGAATCGCTCGACGCGCGGCAAGGGGTTGAATACGCGCTACGTATGCGATATCTTGCCGCAGACTGAGGCTGCGGAGTCCTTACTGGTGGTTGAGGTGCGTACGCCGGGTGGGCATGCTTCGAGTTATCCGCCGCATAAGCATGACACGGACAATGTGCCGCTTGAGAGCTCGCTTGAGGAGACTTATTACCATCGGCTTAATCCGGCGCAAGGGTTTGCTTTTCAGCGGGTGTATACCGATTCGCGGGATATCGATGAGTCGATGGCTGTTGAGGATCATGATGTTGTCATGGTGCCCAGGGGGTATCACCCGGTTATCGTTCCTTATGGGTATGATTCGTACTACTTGAATGTCATGGCTGGGAAGCAGCGGGTTTGGCATTTCAAGAACGATCCGGCGCATGAGTGGATTATTAATAAGGAGTGAGGGGGGGGCCTGCGGCGCCTTTGGGGGTTTTGCCTGCGGCGCCTTGGTTTTTTGCTGCTCTTAGGGTGTTGGCCTTTCCTTGCTTTCTTAGTGGTCTATTAGCTTCGCCCCTGTGCGGGGCAGCACTTACTTTCTTTGCCGCCGCAAAGAAAGTAAGCAAAGAAAGCGGGCTCACACCGCTAGCGTTTAGTGAGCCATCTCGGTCTGCCACCGGAAACGGCCCAACACAAGACCCGCCCTCGCATTCCCACCGCTCGTGACACAGCACTCATCCACCCCACTCCGCACTACGTGCGTCGCGGTCGGGTCTGCATGGGAAGGCGAGTCGCTTGCGAGTATCGCGGCGGCGGTGCCGAGTCAGCTTCCGCAGAAGGAGTTGTGCCCCACGGCGGGGCGCGCAGCGCAACGCTGGAACGGATGACGGCCTTGTCACTAACGGCTATGCCGCGAGGGCGCATCTCGTCTTGGGCCGTTCCCGGCGGCAGACCGGGATGGCTCACTACGGGCTAGCGGTGGCAGCCCGCTTTCTTTGCTTACTTTCTTTGCGGCGGCAAAGAAAGTAAGTGCCGCCCCGCACAGGGGCGACGCCAATAGACCACTAAGAATGCAAGAAAAGACCAACACCGTAGGACCACAACCAAAGCGCCGCGCAAGGCAAAAAAAATGAATCACTTCCTCCGAGCCAAATCCACATCCAAACTCCCATCTTTAGCCATCCGAACAATCCCAAGAGCCACATCCCGCCGGTAGGCATAAAGATCAAACTTCATCACACCAGAACTGGAACCATCCCGAATCAAAGTCCTGGCATTAGTCACAAGCGAATCAAACATCTTGATATCCCCCGACTCGATCCAGACAAAACTCCCCCCCGCCCCCGCAGGCGGCCGCGCCACCACCGCCCCGCTCTCGCGCTGAAACTTCAACACCAACCCCTCATCCGTCACCGTGGCACTCACCAGATGCCCCTGCAAAACAGGCGGCGGAAACACCGTGTACTGATCGAACACCAGCTCATTCCCCTGCAACGCCACACCCTTGCGCACAAACGGCGTCAACGAAGCCAACGGAATATCCAGCGCCCGCAACAACCCCGCCTGCGGCACACCCAACACCTTCACCGACGTCGGCGCATACACCAGATGCCGCTCGTCACGCGCCACAATGGTCCCGCTCATCGTCGTCGGCAACCATACTCCTGGGAAGTGATTCCACAACTTGATGCCCCCCGTCACCTGCAACGCACCGTTCTCCGGCGTCAGCTTCAGATCGTTCAGCGAACGCGGCGCGTAATCCAGCAGATACTCGTTGAACAACGCCGCCATCGCCGGCCAGGGTTCCACCACCTCGCCGCCTATGATGCGAATGTCGTACTGCTCAGGATCGTCAAGGTCCACCGGCTGCCCCGGCTTCTTCGGCACCATCTGCGCATCCAGCGAACGCACGTGAAAACCAATCCGCCCCGAGACGAAGAAGTCGACGTTCTCCATATGAATCAGCGGCGCCGGTCCCGCCGAGTGTCGTTCGTCCGTGAGCGCCGAACCCGGTGTGGCGCCATTAGCCCCCGCAAACGCGGCACGTGTCCCGACCGGTATCGCGCGCGCCTCCGCCGTGCGCAGGTCCTGCGGGACGTGCTGCCATTGCAGCCGCGCCTCTGCTAGCGACGCCTGCTGCTCCCGGATAAAGCTATCGTTGAAACGCGCGCTCGCGCTGCCGGTTTGCTGCACGCTATCGTGTGCGGCACCCGTCAGCGTGTTGTAAGACGGTAGATGCACATCCAGTGCGCCCGCTTCATCGAACGTGAAATACCCCGCCGCCATCTGCTCGCGGTAGCGATACAGGTCCAGCACAAACGGCGCATTCGTATCGATCGGAGTCAGCGCCATGTCGATGTTCATCGGCATCGAGCGCATGAACTTCACATCGCCCCCCTCCACCAGCATGCCGCGTGGCGGCATCGTCGCAGGCCACACGATGTCGTGCAGCGTGCGATCGTCAAGCGTAAAGCGCACGCCCGCCGACGAGGTGTCGATATGCGTGATGGTCATGCGCAGCGCTGGCGGTGGCGTCAGTTTGGCGACCTGCATCACAACGTCGTCGCCCTCAAGACGCGCAATCGGCGTGTCCACTTTCAGCAGATCGGCCATCTTCACGTGCGCCGCCTGCATCAGCTTGTCCGCCCCCACGCCCGCTACTTCGACGTGGTCCGCATGGAACACTAGTTCGTTCGCGTTGCGCATCGACAGCGTGCCGGCCAGTACGATCGGCACCCAGCTATCGCGATGCATTTCGCCGGTAATGCGCAAGGTGCCGCCATCCTGCGGCACGACCCGCATATTGCGCAGCGGCGAGCCCTGGTACTGGAACAGGTAGAGGTTGAAGATCGCCGTGAGCTTGGCACTGTCGAGCGTAACGTCGCCGCGGTGGACGTCGATAGAAACGCTCGTCGGATCGTCGAACACGATCGGCGCACCCGCATGCGTCGGCGTGAGCGTCGCGGCCATGCTGTGGATCATGAAACCGATATCGCCGGTCACCCGGAAGTCCACATCGCGCGCAAACATCAGCGAGCCGTCGATGCCGGAGTCGCGCAGCGTCAAAGGACGGACACGTTGCTCAGTGAGACCGCTAATCGAGGGCACGCGCGCGGCAACGCGCTGTTCGTCGGCAAGCTGACGTTCTTTGGCAACTTCCAGCGCGGGGCGCGCGGCTGCGGCCTGGGCGGAGGACGGCGCTGGAGACTGCGTACCCGGAGAGGCATCGCTCGCCGACGAACTCGCATCCGCGCAAGCGGATACAAGCAACGCCATCGTGACCAGCATCGCAGCCGGAACAACGCGCGCACTCCTTGCCGCTTGTAGCCGTGGCCGCTCTGGCTCGTCCACCGCGACGCCTCGCGCCTCGGCACCAACCTCTGCATTTCGCATGATGTCTCCTCCCTCCCGACACCACGGCGCGAGATCGCGAGCGCGGCACGGGGTTGTCTATGGCAGTAGTGAGGACGGCTTGAAACACCCTGCCGCCCGCTCGCGCCTATGACCTGATTGTCTTTATTTGAGGCCGCGCTGCCGACAAGATTTCTGGAGGACGCTCACCAAACGATCAAGCGTTTGAATCGGCGAGCCCCCTCGCCGCCAGGCCTTATGGACAAGGGCGCAGGCGGATTTCGGAAATACGGATTCAAACAGGAAGAATGGCCCCGCCGAACAACGGGCGGGCACCAGAGGAGGACACACGGGCTGGCCGACGTCGAAACGCCAGCGAAACATGCAATGCCGCAGCGCAATAACCCAGGCGTCGAACTATCCGACGCCCAGCCGCTACGACATCACATCACACGGTTCGCAGACCGTAGTAGCTACGCCGCGTCCGCGTCGACGACAAGCAGTTCAAGCGCCGCGCGCAATTCGCGAGGCAGCGCAACCGGCCGGCGCGTCGCGCGGTCCACATAGACATGCACAAAATGACCCTGTGCGGCCGGCTGCGCTTCGCCGTCCTTGAACAGACCCACCTCGTAACGCACGCTCGTCGAACCGAGACGCACCACCCGCAAACCGGCCTCGACACGCTCGGGAAACACCAACGGCGCGAAGTAGTTGCACTGCGTTTCGACCACCAGCCCGATCGTCGCGCCGTGTTCGACGTCGAGCACGCCGGCACGGATCAGATACTCGTTCACGACGGTGTCGAAATAGCTGTAATAGACGACGTTGTTCACGTGGCCGTAGACATCGTTGTCCATCCAGCGGGTCGTGATCGGCAGGAAGTGACGGTACGCCGTGCGCGGCGCGGGAGCGGGTTTGTTCATCGTCAGCAGGGTGCGGATGGTTGATTAGGGAGGCGTCGTCAGAGCGATTCGGTCAACATGCGGCGATAGTCGTCGGCGCTCGCTTCGCGCGGGTTCGTCTTGTGGCAATGATCGGCAAGCGCGCCCTTGATCACCTTGTCGAACACGCTTTCGTCGACACCCATCTGCCGCAGACCGGTCGGCAAGCCGAGGCGCGCGGTCATGTCGAAGAGTGCCTGAGCGAGATCGGCATTTTCCGCGAGCCCCATCACGCGCCGCATGCGCGCATAGCGGCGATTCGCCACCACCGTGTCCGCGTGCTCGTTAAAGCGCAGTACGGCCGGCAGCACGACCGCGTTGAGCGTGCCGTGATGCAGCGACGTGCGTCCGTTCACCGGCACACCGCCCAGCGGATGCGACAGCGAATGCACGCAGCCAAGCCCCTTCTGGAAAGCCATCGCCCCCTGCATCGACGCGCTCATCATGTGCAGGCGCGCATCGCGGTCGCTGCCGTCGTGAGTCGCGCGTTCGATGTTGGCCCAGCCGCGCTCCAGACCGTCGAGCGCGATGCCGTCGGCAGGCGGATTGAAGGCCGGTGCCAGGAAGGTTTCGATGCAGTGCGCGATGGCATCCATGCCGGTGGCTGCAGTCAGGAGCGGCGGCAGGCCGAGTGTCAGGCCGGGATCGCAGATCGCCGATTTCGGCAGCAGATGCCACGAGTGAAAGCCGAGCTTGCGACCGTCGTTGAGAATCACGATCGCGCCGCGCGCCACTTCGCTGCCGGTGCCGGAGGTGGTGGGAATCGCGATCAGCGGCGCGGCGGCGTCGGTGATCTTGCCGCTGCCGCCTTCGATGGTGGCGTATTCGGTCAGCGTGCCCGGATGCGTGGCGGCGATCGCGACGCCTTTCGCGAGGTCGATGGACGACCCGCCGCCCACCGCGATCAGGCCGTCGCAGCCTTCCTCCTTGTAGCGCGCCGCGGCGGCCGTCACCATCGCTTCAGTCGGGTTGGAGGGCGTGTCGTCGAAAACCGGCACCGCGCCGAGCCGCAGCAGCGCATCGAGCGCGCGCTGCGCGACGCCGGCGGCCACCACACCCTTATCGGTAATCACCAGCGGCCGCTTGATGCCGACGCGCGCGCATTCCGAGGGCAGTTGCGCGAGGGCGTCATAGCCGAGATGGATGTGGGTGAGATAGTAGATATAGGCCATATCAGAGGTGCATTCCGGGTGAGGGGAAAGAAACGCATCGCCGGCGATTGGCTCGCCTCGCGATGCGTGCCTGCGTATTGCACGCGTTCCGCACGTGTTCTGCACACGCTCCGCACGCGTAGTGCATGGGCCGCGTCGGTTGCATGGGTTGCATGGGTTGCATACGCGCGCTCGATTCTGCCTGCGAGCGCCCGCGCTCTATCTCACTATTGACCGGGCCGCTCGACGAACTCGAACGGCAAGCCGCGCCGGCGCATCCATTCGCCAAGCGCTTGCCCGGTGCCGGCACGCCACGGCCGCAATTTGGCCGGCTCGACGAGCCGATACTCGAGCAGTTCCGGCGACAACGCAATCGTGCCATACGCCCGCACGTGATACGCGATAATCAGTTCGTTCTTCTTAATGAATTCGTAGACGCCGACCAGCTCGACGGTCTCGGCCTGCAGCGAGGTCTCTTCGCGGACTTCGCGCGCGATGCCCTCCTCCGGCGTCTCGCCATTCTCCAGAAAGCCGGTGATCAGCGCGAACATGCCTTCGGGCCACGCGGCATTGCGCGCGAGCAGAATCTTGCCTTCGTATTCGACAATCGCCGCCACCACCGGCAACGGATTGTTCCAGTGCACATAGCCGCAGGTTTCGTCGGGACAGGTCTGGCGTACGCGGCCGCCTTCGTGTTCGGGATCGGTGCGTTCGACGAGCGGCGTCGCGCAGCGGGGGCAGAATCGGTAATCACTCATGGCAGCAGGGCGTTGTCTCTTGGTGTGTCGTTGTAGTGGGTGCGCATGGCTGCGCGGATGGGTTGTGGGGCTCGGCGCTCACGCTGCGCACAGTTCGCGCACCTCGCCCGCAAAGCGCGCGACGGTCTCGGGCTGCGTGTCCCACGCGCACATCAGACGGCAACCGCCGGCGCCGATGAACTCGTAGAACTTCCAGCCCTTGGCTCGCATGGCCTTCGCCACGTGGGCGGGCAACTGCGCGAACACCGCATTCGACTCGGTCGGGAACATGATGCTCACGCCGGGAATCTCGGCGAGGCGCGTTTCCAGCAGTTTCGCCATGGCGTTCGCATGACGCGCATTGCGCAGCCACACGTCGCCGTCGAGCAGGCCCAGCCACGGCGCGGAGATGAAACGCATCTTCGAGGCCAGTTGTCCGGCCTGCTTGAGGCGGTAAGCGAAATCGTCGGCGAGCGCGCGGTCGAAGAACACCACCACTTCGCCGACCGGCAAGCCGTTCTTGGTGCCGCCGAAGCACAGCACGTCGACGCCGGCGCGCCAGGTGATCTCCGACGGATGCACGTCGAGCGCGGCCACCGCGTTCGCAAAGCGCGCGCCGTCCATGTGGACTTTCAGATGGCGGCGCTTCGCAATCGCGGCGATCGCGCGCACTTCTTCGACGCTGTAGACAGTGCCCACTTCCGTCGACTGCGTGAGCGTCACGACCTTGGGCTTCGGATAGTGGATGTCGGCGCGGCGCGTGACGACCGCTTCGATCGCATCGGGCGTCAGCTTGCCACCTAGGCCGGGCGCCGTCAGCAGTTTCGAGCCGTTCGAGAAGAATTCGGGGCCGCCGCACTCGTCGGTTTCGATGTGCGCGAGTTCATGGCAGATCACCGAGTGATACGACTGGCACAGCGAAGCGAGGGCGAGCGAATTGGCCGCCGTGCCGTTGAAGACGAAGAACGCTTCGCAGTCGGTCTGGAACAGGTCGCGCAGGCGGTCGCAGACTTGCTGGGTCCAGGAGTCGTCGCCGTACGCGGGTTCGTGGCCGCTGTTGTTGGCGGCGATCAGCGCATTGAGCGCTTCGGGACAGATGCCCGCGTAGTTGTCGGACGCGAAATGTTGCATGGCTGGCGACGCGCCCGGCGACGGGCGCTAGAGAGATGACTGGAAAGCGGTCATTTTAGTGCGCCAGCCGGTAAATTGTTTTTGCCTCGTGCGATTAAGGCGGACCTGGCTTGCGCGGCAGGTGCGCGACCCCAGTCAAACCGAGCGCGCCGAGCAGCAACGCGGCTGCCGCCAGCCACAACGCCGGCGAGAACGAGCCGGTATGGACGGCAATCGGCGCGGCCACCAGCGGCCCGATGATCTGCCCGACGCCGTAGGCCGCGGTCGCATAGCCCATCAGGCCGGCCGCGTGATCGCCGCGCAGGCGGCGCGCCTCGCGCATCGCGAACAGGGTGATGGCGGTGAACGGCAGACCGATCAGCACGCTGCCGAGCGCAAAGCCCGCTGCCGTCGGCCAGACGATGCCCGCTGCCACGCCCACGGCCTGCAGGACGTAGCAAGCGGCGAGCAGCGTGCGGTTGTCCCAGTGATGCGGCAGACGCGCCGCGCCCAATGCGCCGACGATCAGCGCGAGGCCGAACATCGGCCAGAACAGGTCGGGCCATGCCGAGCCTGGCAAGGCATGGCGCGCAATCACGGGCAAGAAGGTCGCGGTGATGATGTAGCCGAAGCCCGGGACGCCGTAGAGCAGGACGAGCCAGAATGCGTCGATGCGGTGGGTTGGAGGGGCTGCGTGGGCGCTTGCGGGCGTTGCGTCGGGGCGGATCGAAGCGGTTGCGGGACCCATTGCCGGCACTGAAGCCGGGTGGCCGAACACCCGCCAGACCAGCGCCGACAACACCGCCGCCGCCAGCCCAAAACCCAGCCAGCCCGCGCGGGCGCCCCAACCGCCCGCCACGCTCACCAGTAGCCCGGTGGCGGCGATTCCCACCCCCGGGCCGGAATAGATCACACCGCCCCACCCGTGCGCGTGCAGCTCGGCAAGCCGCCGCAGCCCCCATTGCGAGGCGAACACGAAGGTCCACGCGCTGACGACGCCCGCCACGAAACGCACGATCGCCCAGATCCAGAACTGGTTGGTCAAGCCCATCGCGAGGGTCAACAGCACGGTGAGCACGAGCCCTGTGCGCACCATCCGCGCCGGTTCGACGCGCAGCGCGGCACACGTCACCGCTCCGACAAAATAACCCGCGTAGTTGAACGATGCTAGCCAGCCACCGTGGCGAATATCGAGTCCGCCGCCGTGCAGCATCAGCGGCAGCAGCGGGGTAAATGCGAAGCGGCCGATCCCCAGCACCACCGCCAGCGCAACCATGCCGGCAATGGCCGCCTGGCGCGCAGCGTGGGGGCCGGTGGGGGCGACAAACTGATGGGACGCGGCAAAGTCGTTCATACAGCACCGAAAATGGCAAAAACGGGGGAAAAAGAAGGCCCATGTGGGACGGAGGCGCAGCGGGCGCCACGACAACCGATGAACCCATCTTAGCTTGACGTTTCAATCACGAAAAATGAATAATTACGATACAAACGATCACATAGAGAGAATTATGGATCTCGCCGCCCTAACGATTTTTCGCGCGGTCGTGCGCGAAAACGGGGTCACACGTGCTGCCGCGAAGCTCAACCGCGTGCAATCGAACGTGACCACGCGCATCAAGCAGCTTGAGGAACAACTCGGCACCGACCTGTTTATCCGCGACGGCCGGCGGCTGGTACTCACGCCCGCCGGCGAGACCTTGCTGCCGTATGCCGAACGCCTGCTCGCACTCGCCGACGAGGCCCGCCATGCGCTGCGCGAAAGCCGGCCCAGCGGCCGGCTGCGGCTGGGCACGATGGAAAGCGCCGCAGCCAGCCGCCTGCCCAGCCTGCTCGCGCACTATCACCAGAGCTGGCCCGAGGTGGCGCTCGAACTCGAAACCGGCACGACCGGCTGTCTGATCGAACGGGTCCGGGAGTTCGAGGTGGACGCCGCGCTGATCGCGACCCAACTCGACCCGGACCGGGACGGCGATCTGTTCGAGAGCGTGCCCGTGTTTCGCGAGGAACTGGTGATGCTGACGCCGCGCGGTCATCGGCCGATTCGCGAGGCGCGCGATATCGCGCTGTCGACGCTGATCGCGTTCGAGCGCGGCTGCGCGTATCGCAGCTACGTCGAGAAGTGGTACATGGAGCACGGCATTCGCCCGGCGCGGGTACTGGAGCTCGGCTCGTACCACGCGATCGTCGCCTGCGTGGCGGCCGGCGCCGGGGTGGCCGTCGCGCCGCGCTCGGTGCTCGAATTGCAGCACGACATGAACAACATCGCGATTCATTCGCTGGGCGATCTGGGCACCGTCGATACGCTGCTGATCTGGCGGCGCGGGCATTTCTCGTCGGCGCTCAAGGCGCTGCGCGAGACGTTGCTGGCGAACAGCAATCTGACGCAGCCTGAGGTGGGGGAGAGTGAGGTTGGGTTGGAAACGGTGTAGGGGTTCGAGTCCTCGTCACATGGTGACGCGGGTAGCTTATCGATACACCAAGGGTTACGGCAGCGGCAAGCAAAGCTAAGACCACCGCCGCATCAAAACAAAAGAGCCGCGAGTTTTTACGCTCGCGGCTCTTTTGCTTCGGGCGCCCTGCCAAGGAGGCAAGGCGATCCCGGTGACTTACAACTGCGCTTCGACCCAGCCCTTCACGCCTGCCAGCGCCGCCGGCAGATTGGCCGGTTCCGTGCCGCCGGCTTGCGCCATGTCGGGACGGCCACCGCCCTTGCCGCCCACCTGCTGCGCCACGAAGTTGACCAGTTCGCCGGCCTTCACCTTCTTGCTCGCGTCGGGCGTCACGCCGGCGATCAGGCTGACCTTGCCGCCTTCCACCGAAGCCAGCACGATGGCCGCGTTCTTCAGTTTGTCCTTCAGCTTGTCGACCGTTTCGCGCAGCGTCTTCACGTCCGCGCCGTCCAGCGTCGCCGCCAGCACGTGCACGCCGGCGACTTCGACTGCCTGGCCGACCAGTTCGTCGCCCTGGCTCGAAGCCATCTTCGACTTGAGCGCGCCGAGCTCCTTTTCCAGCGCCTTCACCTGGTCCTGCACCTGCACGATCCGCTGCGTGAGTTCCGACGGTTGCGCCTTCAGCGCAGCGGCTGCCGCATTGATGCGCGTATCGAGTTCCTGCACGTAGCGCACCGCGTTGTCGCCGGTGATCGCTTCCACGCGACGGATACCGGCCGCCACGCCGCCTTCCATCACGATCTTGAAGAAGCCGATGTCGCCCGTGCGCTGCACGTGCGTTCCGCCGCACAATTCGCGCGAGAAGCCGAGGTCCAGCACGCGCACTTCGTCGCCATACTTTTCGCCGAACAGCGCCATGGCGCCGCCCTTCACCGCTTCGTCGAACGGCATCACGCGTACGATGCCCGGCGCGTTCGCGAGCACTTCCGCGTTGACGATAGCTTCGACCTGACGGATCTGCTCGTCCGTCATCGGCGAGTTGTGCGCGAAGTCGAAACGGGTCTTGTCCGGATCGACGAGCGAACCCTTTTGCTGCACGTGCGAGCCGAGGACTTCGCGCAAGGCCTTGTGCATCAGGTGGGTAGCCGAGTGGTTGCGCTCGGTGCGGGCACGACGCACCGCGTCGATTTCCGCCTTCACGACGTCGCCGATTTTCAGCGTGCCCTGCTCGAGCGTGCCATGATGGCCGACCACATCCGCCTGCACCTTCAGCGTGTCCGCCACCGCAAAGCGCAGGCTCGCGTTGGCGAGCACGCCCGCGTCGCCCACCTGGCCGCCCGATTCCGCGTAGAACGGCGTGTGATCCAGCACGACCACGGCCTGCTGGCCCTGCGACACTTCCTTGACCGCTGCGCCGTCCACGTACAGGGCGATGACCTTCGCGTCGTCGAAGACGATTTCTTCGTAGCCGTGGAACGTGGTCTTCGCGCCCGAGTACTCGAGGCCCTGCGCCATCTTGAACTTGCCGGCGGCACGCGCCTGGTCGCGCTGGCGCGCCATGGCTTCGTCGAAAGCGGCTTCGTCGACCGTCACTTCGCGCTCGCGGCACACGTCCGCCGTCAGATCCAGCGGGAAGCCGTAGGTGTCGTGCAGTTTGAAGGCCAGTTCGCCGTCGAGCGTCTTGCCGCCCTTGGCATCCAGATCCGCCAGCGCGGCTTCGAGGATCGACATGCCGTGCTCGATGGTCTCGAAGAAGCGCTCTTCTTCCTGACGCAGCACGTCGGTCACGCGTTGTTCCGCGTCCTTCAGCTCAGGATAAGCCTCGCCCATCTGCGCGACCAGATCCGGCACCAGACGGTGGAAGAACGAACCCTTCTTGCCCAGCTTGTAGCCGTGACGGATAGCGCGGCGCACGATGCGGCGCAGCACGTAGCCGCGGCCTTCGTTGCCCGGAATCACACCGTCGACGATCAGGAACGAGCACGCGCGGATGTGATCCGCGATCACCTTCAGCGAGTTGTTGCTCAGGTCGGCCACGCCGGTTTCACGGCCCGCCGCCTTGATCAGCGCCTGGAACAGGTCGATCTCGTAGTTGCTGTGCACGTGCTGCAGCACCGCTGCGATGCGTTCCAGACCCATGCCGGTGTCGACGCACTGCTTGGGCAGCGGCGTCATGTTGCCCTGGGCGTCGCGGCTGAATTGCATGAACACGAGATTCCAGATCTCGATGTAGCGGTCGCCGTCTTCTTCAGGCGATCCCGGAGGGCCGCCCCACACGTCCGGGCCGTGGTCGTAAAAGATTTCCGAGCACGGGCCGCACGGGCCGACGTCGGCCATCTGCCAGAAGTTGTCCGACGCGTAGCGCGCGCCCTTGTTGTCGCCGATGCGGATGATCCGCTCCACCGGCACGCCCACTTCCTTGGCCCAGATCTCGTGCGCTTCGTCGTCTTCGTGATAAACCGTGACCCACAGCTTGTCTTTGGGCAACTGGTACACGCCCGTCAGCAATTCCCACGCATAGTGGATCGCGTCGCGCTTGAAATAGTCGCCGAACGAGAAGTTGCCGAGCATCTCGAAGAACGTGTGGTGACGCGCCGTGTAGCCGACGTTCTCCAGATCGTTGTGCTTGCCGCCGGCGCGCACGCTGCGCTGCGACGTTGTGGCGCGCGAGTACGGCCG
Coding sequences:
- the alaS gene encoding alanine--tRNA ligase; translated protein: MKAAEIREKFLKFFESKGHTIVRSSSLVPGNDPTLLFTNSGMVQFKDVFLGSESRPYSRATTSQRSVRAGGKHNDLENVGYTARHHTFFEMLGNFSFGDYFKRDAIHYAWELLTGVYQLPKDKLWVTVYHEDDEAHEIWAKEVGVPVERIIRIGDNKGARYASDNFWQMADVGPCGPCSEIFYDHGPDVWGGPPGSPEEDGDRYIEIWNLVFMQFSRDAQGNMTPLPKQCVDTGMGLERIAAVLQHVHSNYEIDLFQALIKAAGRETGVADLSNNSLKVIADHIRACSFLIVDGVIPGNEGRGYVLRRIVRRAIRHGYKLGKKGSFFHRLVPDLVAQMGEAYPELKDAEQRVTDVLRQEEERFFETIEHGMSILEAALADLDAKGGKTLDGELAFKLHDTYGFPLDLTADVCREREVTVDEAAFDEAMARQRDQARAAGKFKMAQGLEYSGAKTTFHGYEEIVFDDAKVIALYVDGAAVKEVSQGQQAVVVLDHTPFYAESGGQVGDAGVLANASLRFAVADTLKVQADVVGHHGTLEQGTLKIGDVVKAEIDAVRRARTERNHSATHLMHKALREVLGSHVQQKGSLVDPDKTRFDFAHNSPMTDEQIRQVEAIVNAEVLANAPGIVRVMPFDEAVKGGAMALFGEKYGDEVRVLDLGFSRELCGGTHVQRTGDIGFFKIVMEGGVAAGIRRVEAITGDNAVRYVQELDTRINAAAAALKAQPSELTQRIVQVQDQVKALEKELGALKSKMASSQGDELVGQAVEVAGVHVLAATLDGADVKTLRETVDKLKDKLKNAAIVLASVEGGKVSLIAGVTPDASKKVKAGELVNFVAQQVGGKGGGRPDMAQAGGTEPANLPAALAGVKGWVEAQL